A single region of the Vicia villosa cultivar HV-30 ecotype Madison, WI linkage group LG4, Vvil1.0, whole genome shotgun sequence genome encodes:
- the LOC131598688 gene encoding probable xyloglucan endotransglucosylase/hydrolase protein 26 has product MAKFKKLVTLFFFVVIPNIIQIDANFIKSMRIEWGAQNALLWDDNLQLSLDKITGSGARTKIPFLFGNIESRIKFVPGNSAGSVISYYLSSIGSQRDEIDFEFLGNVSGQPYIIHTNIYTEGNGNREQQFYLWFDPTTDFHNYTIHWNPTEIVFYIDSIPIRVYRNYERDGIPYPNKQGMRVYTSIWNGDNWATSGGLVKIDWNYAPFTVKFNHFRARACKWKGDVSINECALNIAENWWTSPIYKQLSHAQMGQLNWVRDNHMIYDYCHDTNRYNGQMPPECYKAQF; this is encoded by the exons atggcaaaattcaaaaaattggttACTTTGTTCTTCTTTGTTGTTATACCTAACATTATTCAAATAGATGCAAATTTTATAAAAAGCATGCGTATTGAATGGGGTGCCCAAAATGCATTACTTTGGGATGATAATCTCCAACTTTCGTTGGATAAAATCACAG GATCAGGGGCTCGAACAAAGATACCATTTTTATTTGGAAATATTGAATCACGAATCAAATTTGTGCCTGGTAATTCTGCAGGATCAGTTATATCCTACTAT TTATCTTCCATAGGAAGTCAACGTGATGAAATAGATTTTGAATTCTTAGGAAATGTTTCGGGACAACCTTATATTATTCATACAAACATTTACACAGAAGGAAATGGAAACAGAGAACAACAATTTTATCTTTGGTTTGATCCTACTACTGATTTTCACAACTATACTATTCATTGGAATCCCACTGAAATTGT GTTTTATATTGACAGCATCCCAATTAGGGTATACAGAAATTATGAAAGAGATGGCATTCCATACCCAAATAAACAAGGAATGAGGGTTTACACAAGTATATGGAATGGAGATAACTGGGCCACTAGTGGTGGACTTGTTAAGATAGATTGGAATTATGCACCATTCACTGTCAAATTTAATCATTTTAGAGCAAGGGCTTGCAAGTGGAAAGGAGATGTGAGTATTAACGAGTGTGCTTTAAATATAGCTGAAAATTGGTGGACTTCTCCAATATACAAACAATTGAGTCATGCTCAAATGGGACAATTGAATTGGGTTAGAGATAATCATATGATCTATGATTATTGTCATGATACTAATAGATATAATGGACAAATGCCTCCCGAATGTTACAAGGCACAATTCTAA